A window from Nothobranchius furzeri strain GRZ-AD chromosome 17, NfurGRZ-RIMD1, whole genome shotgun sequence encodes these proteins:
- the LOC139063599 gene encoding zinc finger protein 665-like isoform X1, whose translation MTGRARARSRGRVRGQETAVPGASKASEPAPVPAPSAEAGLVGRGTEEVSRKREETDKKPLLLHFHNHQMKDGGVPTSSLAGQMTAKVGGGAETSKNLDLDPNEKTSDSSEIEVGGEDEDDVNLDSERSDSGPEPGNGDHGCNENKSSKSDIKTVKSFSCPVCGIRFLHKWSLQKHVRVTSHSAVKSSECSDNTKCVKEKQHGGSCRKVQKQPKIFSHKSNLTHHMKGHTGQKPFACELCGYRCTLKASLNKHMRVHTGEKPFACELCGYRCTQKAHLNTHMRVHTGEKPFACELCGYRCTQKENLNTHMKVHTGEKPFACELCGYRCTRKAHLNTHMRVHTGEKPFACELCGYRCTQKASLNTHMKVHTGEKPFACELCGYRCTQKASLNRHMRVHTGEKPFACELCGYRCTLKAHLNRHMRVHTGEKPFACELCGYRCTQKTSLNTHMKVHTGEKPFACELCGYRCTQKASLNTHMRVHTGEKPFACELCGYRCTQKTNLNTHMRVHTRVKPFVCELCGYRCTLKESLNKHMRVHTGEKPFVCELCGYRCTLKANLNTHMRVHTGEKPFACELCGYRCTQKTNLNTHMRVHTRVKPFVCELCGYRCTLKESLNKHMRVHTGEKPFVCELCGYRCTLKANLNTHMRVHTGEKPFVCELCGYRCIQKASLNKDMRVHTG comes from the exons AGCAAGGCTAGTGAGCCTGCACCAGTACCGGCTCCCTCTGCTGAAGCGGGGCTGGTTGGCAGAGGCACTGAAGAAG tttcaaggaagagagaagagacggataagaaacctctgctcttacatttccacaaccatcaaatgaaagacggaggtgtcccaaccagcagcttggctgggcagatgacagcaaaagttggtggaggagcagaaactagcaagaacctagatctggaccctaatgaaaagacgtctgattcttcagagattgaagttggtggagaagatgaagatgatgtgaatctagactctgagcgtTCAGACTCTGGGCCAGAACCTGGAAACggagaccatggctgtaatgagaacaagtcttcgaagtcagatattaagacagtcaaatcatttagctgccctgtgtgtggtatacggttcctccacaagtggtctcttcagaaacatgtgagagtgacaagtcattcagcagtaaagtcttcagagtgttcggataatacaaaatgtgtgaaagagaagcaacatggaggCTCATGCAGAAAAGTCCAGAAACAACCAAAAATATTTAGCCATAAGTCCAATTTAACCCATCATATGAAAGGCCACaccggacagaagccttttgcctgtgagctctgtggatacagatgtaccctaaaggcaagtttaaacaaacacatgagagttcacacaggagagaagccttttgcctgtgagctctgtggatacagatgtacccaaaaggcacatttaaacacacacatgagagttcacacaggagagaagccttttgcctgtgagctctgtggatacagatgtacccaaaaggaaaatttaaacacacacatgaaagttcacacaggagagaagccttttgcctgtgagctctgtggatacagatgtacccgaaaggcacatttaaacacacacatgagagttcacacaggagagaagccttttgcctgtgagctctgtggatacagatgtacccaaaaggcaagtttaaacacacacatgaaagtccacacaggagagaagccttttgcctgtgagctctgtggatacagatgtacccaaaaggcaagtttaaacagacacatgagagttcacacaggagagaagccttttgcctgtgagctctgtggatacagatgtaccctgaaggcacatttaaacagacacatgagagttcacacaggagagaagccttttgcctgtgagctctgtggatacagatgtacccaaaagacaagtttaaacacacacatgaaagtccacacaggagagaagccttttgcctgtgagctctgtggatacagatgtacccaaaaggcaagtttaaacacacacatgagagttcacacaggagagaagccttttgcctgtgagctctgtggatacagatgtacccaaaagacaaatttaaacacacacatgagagttcacacaagagtgaagccttttgtctgtgagctctgtggatacagatgtaccctaaaggaaagtttaaacaaacacatgagagttcacacaggagagaagccttttgtctgtgagctctgtggatacagatgtaccctgaaggcaaatttaaacacacacatgagagttcacacaggagagaagccttttgcctgtgagctctgtggatacagatgtacccaaaagacaaatttaaacacacacatgagagttcacacaagagtgaagccttttgtctgtgagctctgtggatacagatgtaccctaaaggaaagtttaaacaaacacatgagagttcacacaggagagaagccttttgtctgtgagctctgtggatacagatgtaccctgaaggcaaatttaaacacacacatgagagttcacacaggagagaagccttttgtttgtgagctctgtggatacagatgtatccaaaaggcaagtttaaacaaagacatgagagttcacacaggatag
- the LOC139063622 gene encoding uncharacterized protein isoform X1, with amino-acid sequence MKTRVSRSEVYSCCHSLSLEFSLCRWACLEVNQAAADLLISQPGVFKQLRDSYTSLDDYSTWVPSKPPRHRIFELLGPFEILDVYWILDLAFYPSCSRSPDQTSTFIPDWLFSRTPTCLSLSFSLARTTSSCPPKLPGSQQTQLPPRLPFWISVSGIPSQPRPDHSSLKLLSPLYRLFPAPAPFMKELSYVQAAGVCAACAPIESVCVRARAAQLHEPLKSPRLVIGAI; translated from the exons atgaaaacacgtgtgtcacggtctgaggtgtattcctgctgtcactccctttctcttgagttttccctctgcaggtgggcgtgtctggaggttaaccaagctgcagcagatctgctcatcagccagccaggggtatttaagcagctgagagactcctacacttcgctggatgattactctacctgggtaccttctaagccaCCTCGTCACCGTATTTTCGAGCTCTTAGGACCTTTTGAGATTTTAGATGTGTATTGGATTTTGGATTTAGCATTTTACCCTTCCTGCTCTCGTTCACCAGATCAAACCTCCACCTTCATCCCCGACTGGCTATTCTCTAGAACTCCAACCTGCTTGTCTCTCAGCttctccctggccagaaccacctccagctgcccacctaagctccctggatctcagcaaactcagctccctccacgtctccccttctggatctcagtcTCAGGAATCCCCTctcagcccagaccggaccactcctccctcaagctACTTTCCCCCCTCTACAGACT atttccTGCACCGGCTCCCTTTATgaaagaactcagctacgttcaagctgccggagtttgcgcagcgtgcgcgcctattgaatctgtgtgtgtgcgcgcgcgcgcggcacagctccatgagccgctcaagtcaccgcgtcttgttattggcgctatttaa
- the LOC139063622 gene encoding uncharacterized protein isoform X2, with protein MKTRVSRSEVYSCCHSLSLEFSLCRWACLEVNQAAADLLISQPGVFKQLRDSYTSLDDYSTWIKPPPSSPTGYSLELQPACLSASPWPEPPPAAHLSSLDLSKLSSLHVSPSGSQSQESPLSPDRTTPPSSYFPPSTDCKSPAQFRFLVFPLELDLTPICPQISCTGSLYERTQLRSSCRSLRSVRAY; from the exons atgaaaacacgtgtgtcacggtctgaggtgtattcctgctgtcactccctttctcttgagttttccctctgcaggtgggcgtgtctggaggttaaccaagctgcagcagatctgctcatcagccagccaggggtatttaagcagctgagagactcctacacttcgctggatgattactctacctgg ATCAAACCTCCACCTTCATCCCCGACTGGCTATTCTCTAGAACTCCAACCTGCTTGTCTCTCAGCttctccctggccagaaccacctccagctgcccacctaagctccctggatctcagcaaactcagctccctccacgtctccccttctggatctcagtcTCAGGAATCCCCTctcagcccagaccggaccactcctccctcaagctACTTTCCCCCCTCTACAGACTGTAAGTCCCCCGCACAATTCAGATTCCTTGTTTTCCCCCTCGAGTTGGATCTAACTcccatctgtccacagatttccTGCACCGGCTCCCTTTATgaaagaactcagctacgttcaagctgccggagtttgcgcagcgtgcgcgcctattga
- the LOC139063622 gene encoding uncharacterized protein isoform X3, with amino-acid sequence MKTRVSRSEVYSCCHSLSLEFSLCRWACLEVNQAAADLLISQPGVFKQLRDSYTSLDDYSTWIKPPPSSPTGYSLELQPACLSASPWPEPPPAAHLSSLDLSKLSSLHVSPSGSQSQESPLSPDRTTPPSSYFPPSTDYFLHRLPL; translated from the exons atgaaaacacgtgtgtcacggtctgaggtgtattcctgctgtcactccctttctcttgagttttccctctgcaggtgggcgtgtctggaggttaaccaagctgcagcagatctgctcatcagccagccaggggtatttaagcagctgagagactcctacacttcgctggatgattactctacctgg ATCAAACCTCCACCTTCATCCCCGACTGGCTATTCTCTAGAACTCCAACCTGCTTGTCTCTCAGCttctccctggccagaaccacctccagctgcccacctaagctccctggatctcagcaaactcagctccctccacgtctccccttctggatctcagtcTCAGGAATCCCCTctcagcccagaccggaccactcctccctcaagctACTTTCCCCCCTCTACAGACT atttccTGCACCGGCTCCCTTTATga
- the LOC139063599 gene encoding zinc finger protein 585A-like isoform X2 — translation MKDGGVPTSSLAGQMTAKVGGGAETSKNLDLDPNEKTSDSSEIEVGGEDEDDVNLDSERSDSGPEPGNGDHGCNENKSSKSDIKTVKSFSCPVCGIRFLHKWSLQKHVRVTSHSAVKSSECSDNTKCVKEKQHGGSCRKVQKQPKIFSHKSNLTHHMKGHTGQKPFACELCGYRCTLKASLNKHMRVHTGEKPFACELCGYRCTQKAHLNTHMRVHTGEKPFACELCGYRCTQKENLNTHMKVHTGEKPFACELCGYRCTRKAHLNTHMRVHTGEKPFACELCGYRCTQKASLNTHMKVHTGEKPFACELCGYRCTQKASLNRHMRVHTGEKPFACELCGYRCTLKAHLNRHMRVHTGEKPFACELCGYRCTQKTSLNTHMKVHTGEKPFACELCGYRCTQKASLNTHMRVHTGEKPFACELCGYRCTQKTNLNTHMRVHTRVKPFVCELCGYRCTLKESLNKHMRVHTGEKPFVCELCGYRCTLKANLNTHMRVHTGEKPFACELCGYRCTQKTNLNTHMRVHTRVKPFVCELCGYRCTLKESLNKHMRVHTGEKPFVCELCGYRCTLKANLNTHMRVHTGEKPFVCELCGYRCIQKASLNKDMRVHTG, via the coding sequence atgaaagacggaggtgtcccaaccagcagcttggctgggcagatgacagcaaaagttggtggaggagcagaaactagcaagaacctagatctggaccctaatgaaaagacgtctgattcttcagagattgaagttggtggagaagatgaagatgatgtgaatctagactctgagcgtTCAGACTCTGGGCCAGAACCTGGAAACggagaccatggctgtaatgagaacaagtcttcgaagtcagatattaagacagtcaaatcatttagctgccctgtgtgtggtatacggttcctccacaagtggtctcttcagaaacatgtgagagtgacaagtcattcagcagtaaagtcttcagagtgttcggataatacaaaatgtgtgaaagagaagcaacatggaggCTCATGCAGAAAAGTCCAGAAACAACCAAAAATATTTAGCCATAAGTCCAATTTAACCCATCATATGAAAGGCCACaccggacagaagccttttgcctgtgagctctgtggatacagatgtaccctaaaggcaagtttaaacaaacacatgagagttcacacaggagagaagccttttgcctgtgagctctgtggatacagatgtacccaaaaggcacatttaaacacacacatgagagttcacacaggagagaagccttttgcctgtgagctctgtggatacagatgtacccaaaaggaaaatttaaacacacacatgaaagttcacacaggagagaagccttttgcctgtgagctctgtggatacagatgtacccgaaaggcacatttaaacacacacatgagagttcacacaggagagaagccttttgcctgtgagctctgtggatacagatgtacccaaaaggcaagtttaaacacacacatgaaagtccacacaggagagaagccttttgcctgtgagctctgtggatacagatgtacccaaaaggcaagtttaaacagacacatgagagttcacacaggagagaagccttttgcctgtgagctctgtggatacagatgtaccctgaaggcacatttaaacagacacatgagagttcacacaggagagaagccttttgcctgtgagctctgtggatacagatgtacccaaaagacaagtttaaacacacacatgaaagtccacacaggagagaagccttttgcctgtgagctctgtggatacagatgtacccaaaaggcaagtttaaacacacacatgagagttcacacaggagagaagccttttgcctgtgagctctgtggatacagatgtacccaaaagacaaatttaaacacacacatgagagttcacacaagagtgaagccttttgtctgtgagctctgtggatacagatgtaccctaaaggaaagtttaaacaaacacatgagagttcacacaggagagaagccttttgtctgtgagctctgtggatacagatgtaccctgaaggcaaatttaaacacacacatgagagttcacacaggagagaagccttttgcctgtgagctctgtggatacagatgtacccaaaagacaaatttaaacacacacatgagagttcacacaagagtgaagccttttgtctgtgagctctgtggatacagatgtaccctaaaggaaagtttaaacaaacacatgagagttcacacaggagagaagccttttgtctgtgagctctgtggatacagatgtaccctgaaggcaaatttaaacacacacatgagagttcacacaggagagaagccttttgtttgtgagctctgtggatacagatgtatccaaaaggcaagtttaaacaaagacatgagagttcacacaggatag